The stretch of DNA ccgatagaggggcgacgtcaaatttatcacctcaacctcctgaaattatggagagagaggcggcctctgtggcgttggccacggtagttctggagagggcggagctcggaccggaggtaaacaaaaactacaatcttaacactccggttacttgtggagaccaactctcaccgcggcaactcacagaggtttctggattacaaaaggaatttgcggatgtgttttcccctctaccgggccgtacaaccatcatacagcaccacatcgagaccgagccgggcgctgtggtgcgttgccgcccctatcgctaacccgaacataaaaagaaaatagtacgggaggaattagatgcaatgcttgatatgggcgtaatagaggaatcccacagtgattggtccagcccggttgttcttgttcccaagagtgatgggtctgttcgattctgtgtggattacagaaaagtcaacgtggtgtctaaatttgacgcgtacccaatgccccgtgttgatgaactgctcgatcggttaggtactgctcgattttattcgaccttggatttaacaaagggttattggcagatccccttgacaccaatgtcccgtgagaaaacagccttcactacgccgtttggattacaccaatttgtggcgcttcctttcggtttgtttggggctcggccacgtttcagcgactcatggatcggatcctcagaccgcacacagcgtcgccgctgcctatttagatgatattatcatttatagcaatgattggcagcggcacatgcaacatctgagggccgtcctgagatcgctgcggcgggcggggctcacagcaaaccctaagaagtgcgcaattgggcgtgtggaggtacggtatctgggattccacttgggtcatggccaggtgcgtccccaaattgataagaccgcggcgattgcgacttgccctagacctaataccaaaaagggggtgaggcagttcctggggaaCTTTGAAATGTCTTTGAAATGTTTCATCAAACTAACAGTTTGCTGTGCCTATGAAAAGACTTTCCTTTTGAAATGATGTCACCAAACCCTCTTATTTCTCCCCTCTAACAACCTGTCATATAGATACTTTTTATGATCCAATGAATTACTGATACATAAAAAATCAAGTCCCGcacaaatttgttttaaaatttgtaactattgattttgaatgatgctgtatccacgcagctaggtgtcactgtaagtcaaAAATGGCTTGCTCAAAAAAGTTACTGAGGTAAATATTGGAGCTAGTACAGCGCGCTATGTAGGTTGATCAGATTCAGTGTTCAGTTTTCAGATTAGGACTGCTTTCTTCCCTGGTTTTATCTACTAAACAAACAGCAAAGACACAGACCACATCGCAATAAGGAGAGTAAAGAGAAAAGGCGCAAGGTTTACCGTAATTTGAAGAGGACTTGTGTTTACCACTTGACACAAGCATGCAGAGaggtaaaagttcccagactagctaaatatgatatttatttaaaaatatattatataagtattatatgCACATACTTTTGTAAATgagaatatatttatgtattttgagttttaatgAGCTAGCAATTTTTCCCTGATGAAAAAGGCATGTATAAAAGTAAATGTAgtttataatatttgtttaacCATCATAATAAAATCACAAAGAGACACTAAACAAGTTGTCACATACTAAAGCCATTACACCAGCCTGCGTGAGAATGGTTGAGTATGGTTAGCTAACCGGGCTGCTAATTTGAGGCAAGAATGGTTTATAATTATGCCGTGCCAAACCGTGCttcagtggaaatgctactgtaaccattTCGACTGTGCTCAGAATCGTTCGTCCCGATGGTGGAAAAATGGCTTATGTAACCATATAgctacttttattcaacaaagacTGTTGCATTGTGTGTTGATTCTCATACAGAGCAGACAGAAAACAAGAAAAGTAGTGAATGTCAAGATAACAGCAAAGGAGCTCTGATGCAGTATTTCATTGACAGAAAACCAAAGCATTCAACCAAAGCACTTCTTTTGCTCCCTTTCAAGCATTGGCCTTTCCTTCAGATTAgacaaattgttttttattaatatctgTATTCTGGAATATCCATGCCACTCAAGAGAATTATAAAGAAAGCATACACTAGTAAAAAGATATCTAGGGTGGAGGATGGAAGAGAACAGATGGCTGTGAGAAAGAGGAGCAGGAGGATAGGCGAGCAACATCTCACCCCACACATGAGCTGGTGACAGCTcccctcctccatctcctccctAGAGCTGAGGGAGCTGGGTAATTTTATTCGAGTACGATCCAGCCCCAGGCGGCACTTAGCAATAAGCATGGAACCGAAGCACAGGTAAATAAATCTGTGTGATAAAGCACTGCACACCACGAGGATGTCAAGTCCCTCTGCTACTGGCTTTAAACAGACTTCAGTATCTATATCTGCCAAGATGTGCAGTTTAAATGAAGATGTTCATTTTGAGATCTTACAACAAAATGACAGAACGGAAAAAGACTCGGGGCAGTTTCACGTAAGATGACAGCCAAATGGCCAAGAGTCATGCAATTGACTGACAAATTCTAGCAATAATATCAGGGTGGTGAGAGGCAGGTGTGCAACCAAGATACTGACAAACTCATCTGTCTTTTTCCTCCCAACAAATGCCACTGTAGAACATAACGTAAGCAGTCTAGTGTATACTAAACAACATTAGCAACACAATAGACCTTCATTTTCAAAGATGCTTATGCTTGCTCGGGTACCTGGGGTTTGGTGGAGGCTGGGGCCAGAGTTGGGAGATTCTCATTGATTGCCGTGGTTACCAAAATGCGTGAGACAGGGGAGGGAGCGTCAGTGGGTGGGGCAGTGTCATGATTGGGCAGGGAGGTGTAGGAAACATCCTCAAATGCATCCATGTCCTTCAACAATGAGCCTAATTGTGGTTCAGAGTCATAGGAAACCCCTAGAAGAGAAAGAGGGTGAGAGCATAGTTAGTTTTGATTACATTGATGATGAGGATATACAGTAGTTGGCCTGGGTAACACCTCAAATGGCTTTGTTCCTActgtaggatttttttttttatgaaatccaATTTTTTAGATTGACTGTTCAAACTGCAGGTTTTCTGTGGATGGATCGGATATTTTCAGACTGCAGTCACTTTTGCTAGCACAACCACATTAGCTGTCACAGTAATGATGCAAACTTGCATCACTGTGCATGTTCATCATGCAAGAGAGTTTAGCAATGTATGTTTTGTCATTGTTTATAATTTTCATGAAGGCAGTATCCAAATGTTAACACATTCGTCACAGACAACAGCTTAAAAAATGGGAGAGGTGGTGTGTTTACAACTGTCCCATTTAAGCTGGGACATCCCATATTTTTGGCGAAAATACAGTGTCCCATTCGGGAtgcctattgtcctgtatttTAGTGGACAGTGAAACATTGTTTGTGTCCCATTTTGAAGCATAAATGGATCGGACAGCGAGACTCTTGTAGGGGACCCCCATCCTGTATTGAAAAACTAAAAATGCTCAAGCGTCCCTTATTCACGTGAGACATTTAATACCTTATCACGTGGTGGCTCACAGCCTGTATTTTCATTGgtctggcaaaaaaataaaaaattatttcttcatAATCTTTTATCAGAATAACTTGGTCTGTCTCTGAAATTACTTTCCACTAACATTAATTTGACTGCGTGGCTATCGATTaaagaatagtttgcccaaaaatgataattctctcattatttacttcgCCCTTATGCCATCTGAAACTGCAgatttatgcagaacacaaaagaagatttttttaaaggattttatatGTCTCTTTGTCTAGCTTTGCTTGCAAAAATATATAAGCTACTATATGTACTGCAATAGTTAACCTGTCATTGTCTAAGCAATCCAGGTTTAAAAATGGTGGCCTGATCTCTTGTACCTTTAGCTCGGCCTTTGTCTCTTCTGCCTCCCTGCTTCCTGTGTTCAGTCAGATGCCCGTGACTATGTCTCCTGCCTTTACGCGTAAACTCTCCCTCTGTTGGATAATTTCCCCGCTGCATATGAGCAGGAATTCTGACCTCATCATGACCCCCTGTCCCCATCCAGTCCCCAGGCCCCAACTCCAGCCTTACAGGCCTCAAACCCTTTAAACTCTGCCCTTCATCCTCCGGCTGGGACACAGGCCTCCGGGAGAGCAGCCCAGCACTATCCCCATCTTCACGTGACCCTTGTCTCCTACGGTGGTTGCCGTGAGGAAGTACCCTCTCAGGGTCTTGCATGGAGTCAGTGATGGAGGTGGAGGACCGGATCAGACTCCACTTGCCATTTGCAGATGGGGTCTCAGAGCCATCTGAGGTTTCAAACAGGGTGATGAGGAGCAGGGATAAGAGAAAACCCCAGCCAGGAGCCTCCATCTTCAAACACAGTGCCTCCTGCAGAATACGGTCATATTAGATTAATtagaaacagaaaatgaaatgatagatggacagacagacagaaagaccggCCGACCATGTTTTCAGAACTCCAGCCATCTTGAAGCTATTGGATGTTATGACTTGGTTTTTATGACCAATATGCCCTGATAACAagatttatgttttttatatacatttataaagttaccttagttttattttcattaaaactgAAGATATGACAAACCTTCAAAAGGAATTTTCTGCTAAAACACTGGCTAGAGGTTTAAATCAGGACAcctcaaacaattttttttcccacaaacattaatatttaaataatggctttgcttttacataaaaaaaacaacaacagctcaAAGGCAATCTAAATGTGTTGACAAAACTTGCCAGACTAAATGTTATGTTTGCATCCCTACTGTGCCAAGAAAAAGAGAATCCAAAGGAAGACTCTTTCCTCAGGTGGCACATCAAAGTGAAGCTGATGAAGAGGTTCTCACCATGCATCTCACCATGCAAATCAGTGACACGGGTTTCACTTTGATCATCCGGGGTATCCTCTTATCCTCAGATGCTCTCCTCAGTAAATTTATCCTCTTGACTGTCTTTTTGTCCCTGAAAGCTGCTCACACTGACTAGAAACAGCAGCAGACCTCTATCCATGTATTCGCACAGAGTGGATCCAGAGCCACTGATATAAACCTGTTACAATAACTCTTTATCTATTATCCAGCTTTCTTTTCAACAACTATTCATGTCATATTTGTAACGATGGACTGAAGCGACAGGTGTTTATGCTGCTTTCACTGAAAGTCACTttaaaggcaagtcagtccactctgtggccatctttggaacgctccagGGCAGCTATTTGAGATATAAGCGGCaagaaagtacagctcctatctacttgaatggagaaagaccgaaaTCCACAATACGGTTGGTCAAGATCATGACcgaagaacatatttcaaatcagcagtagaATCTGACACACAGGTATTAAATGTGTGCTTCTTTAGCTAAGATCACgctaaaaaaatgctatttttcaggCGGGTCCAGCTAATAAGCATGCACGTTCTTGTGTTGACAGAGacgcaatgtctgtatctaataggtgattggctcttttacttaTAAGGCCAGACTTCCTTTTCTAGGTCTgccatattgggcattccaatttctttcAGTCATTTAAATACCAGTAGTCCATCTTGGGCTAAATAGTCTTTGTTTTATTCCCATAACATTGACCATAAGCCTATGATTGGCatagtccacagcaatccattttgcaattgagtttgtcaatctgtctgaCGTAGACTTATGAGATGGTCTCAcggtgtctcactttggttgtaaTCTTGTCCTATTAAATTTCAGCATCtttttaacagtttaaaactttgaaaaacatgCCTCGAGTTTCCTTCATTCTGTTTGCGCTCCATCTAGCTGTATCTGAACACAAGAATGCATCCTGTTGTGAGGCTTATTTTGTGCTCCTGCTCTTAGTAAGTGTGGTTCATTGCCTGTTGGctacagctggagttgcgcttaGTGCCCCCCGCTGACTGCTTCTTGCAAAAACAAAGTTTGTCCTTAAGGCCCGAATTTCTTCATTTGTATGAAATTTCTTTATTAGGGATTgtgttttattaaaaagaaaaaaaacgtaattttatttattttaattagcaaTTATTTTACTTTGTTGAATTAGTGAATTAGTGCAAAAAAGCTTCCTGTTTTTGTAGGGAAGTAAAAAgagagaaatatgaaattgtccATCTCGTGCATTTTATTCCGATCAAAAATCACTTGAAAGCACATCACATCATAATAACGATTTCCAAACTTGTAATTAGGAACTTCTCATGAGGACTATTAGATGTTTTAGGCCTATTCACTTCCACATAAAACTATTTATAAACTGAGCAAATGCTGTACCTACAAATCACATTTCTGAACTGGAATATCTTGTACATCTTGTAAATTTTTTCAGAAAATGAACCAGATATACCCCATTACTGACATAATTTACTTTGGTTGGCTTAAGAAATTCCAATTCCAGTGTAAGCTTCCATTACAGCTTCCAAGAGCCCCAAAAGTGTTTTGCCTCCCTTAAGTAAAATTATCAGTCGAGAAAATTGCCCCATTGCTTTTGTGGCTAATTTTGTGCAAATTAAGAAGGTAAAACTCAGATTGCAGCTCCTTCTCTAACCATTACTGACTTTTAATTGGTATCTCATTGCTGTGAttcaggtaatgaatcaaattgATTGTAATAAAGTAGAATTAAATGAGAAAAAGGATCTGGTGTTTAGGATCTGGTGTTTAGAGAGTTTGATATGTGGTGGTTTATAtttcacatatacacatactTGAGATTGTATGACATATTAGGAAAATCACATAATCCCAGTTATCTGATAACAGGAGTgaggtatctcactatgggaaaATGATTTGGGCAGTTgacagaccaatcacagcagtgataATGGAGTCCCACCTCTCTTATAAAAAACACTGCCATGGGTCCCTTCTTCATTTTCCGCATATCTCTTCTCCATGGAACTGTGAGGAGGGAAGTGTGGGAGGGAAGAATACATTACTTCTGTCATCAGAGAACTGGCGTTACGCGAGTAACCTAAACCTCTTTCTAACATCTGTTCGGTATCTCACTTTGGGATATAGCAACAGCATTATTGCAGATATGCTGTCCGAAACAGACCAGTCAACTGGCTTGTAGTGTCCAATGCACAAGCACACAATT from Xyrauchen texanus isolate HMW12.3.18 chromosome 39, RBS_HiC_50CHRs, whole genome shotgun sequence encodes:
- the draxina gene encoding draxin isoform X1, with protein sequence MEAPGWGFLLSLLLITLFETSDGSETPSANGKWSLIRSSTSITDSMQDPERVLPHGNHRRRQGSREDGDSAGLLSRRPVSQPEDEGQSLKGLRPVRLELGPGDWMGTGGHDEVRIPAHMQRGNYPTEGEFTRKGRRHSHGHLTEHRKQGGRRDKGRAKGVSYDSEPQLGSLLKDMDAFEDVSYTSLPNHDTAPPTDAPSPVSRILVTTAINENLPTLAPASTKPQKSGRGKTEGEVMPTLDMTLFDWTDYEDMKPVDSWPSSKRKDKRRSKNKSNGNSTFDADVIEPCDHHLDCLTGFCCDLREHECKPHNRGLNNKCYDDCMCEEGLRCYAKFHRKRRVTRRRGRCVQPERANSNQGAFITI
- the draxina gene encoding draxin isoform X2, translated to MEAPGWGFLLSLLLITLFETSDGSETPSANGKWSLIRSSTSITDSMQDPERVLPHGNHRRRQGSREDGDSAGLLSRRPVSQPEDEGQSLKGLRPVRLELGPGDWMGTGGHDEVRIPAHMQRGNYPTEGEFTRKGRRHSHGHLTEHRKQGGRRDKGRAKGVSYDSEPQLGSLLKDMDAFEDVSYTSLPNHDTAPPTDAPSPVSRILVTTAINENLPTLAPASTKPQSGRGKTEGEVMPTLDMTLFDWTDYEDMKPVDSWPSSKRKDKRRSKNKSNGNSTFDADVIEPCDHHLDCLTGFCCDLREHECKPHNRGLNNKCYDDCMCEEGLRCYAKFHRKRRVTRRRGRCVQPERANSNQGAFITI